CCACAATCCACAATTATATCCCCTAAAGAACCTGATATTGGATTCAATGTTAGTCCAAAACTAGCTTTAGATACCAAGCAGAGAAATGGAGGAGCCTTCCATCCATTCTCAAAAGAAAGGAACCCTTGCCCGAGTCCAACTTTACGGGCTCTTCCTGATCTAGCTCTTGCCTCCTCTGAAAAAGAGATGGAGGATAAGAAGTGCTTGGACACTGAGAATGGAATTTCTTGTCCTAGAAGAGAGAATATTAATGGTAAGGTTAGCAATGGAGGGGTGGTGGTTGAGCAAGGAAAAGGAGCTGGTAATTCATCAGAGGGGCAAACAAATGGGGCAAACAATTCCTCTAACACCAATCAGACTCACAGGAAAGCAAGGAGGTGTTGGTCACCTGACTTGCATAGGAGATTTGTGAATGCTCTTCAGATGCTTGGTGGTTCTCAAGGTACGTAATATAGGGTTTAAATCTTTGATGAATAAGATAATACTATGATCATTTTGATATAGTAAagcaaaaataataacaaatggATTTTGATTAGTCTTAATCATGATGATGATCAAACTATCATTGTCACCATCAATATCTGCACCCATTATCATTGCTAGTATAATAAGTCTAATTTAACAACAGTTAATATGATAGACCCGTGAAAGTGACGTtgtaattattgtgaaaattgttatttatccCTATCATTACTCATTTATTGTACTGATTTTTTGGGCCATGGAAACAGTGGCCACTCCAAAACAGATCAGGGAGTTGATGAAGGTTGATGGTTTGACCAATGATGAAGTTAAAAGTCACCTGcaggtatctctctctctctctctctctctctctctctgtgagaCATGCAGGCAGGGATTAAAGAGCCTTTGTACTATTTTAACCTCCCCTGACAAACGTACCACAGCACAATGCATTTTCTCTGAATAAATGTTGCAGTACAGAGTCACTACAGACTATAATATAACGATTtgtctttcctttttctctttttgtacACAGAAATATAGGCTTCACACCAGACGACCAAGCCCAAGCCCACAAGCAGCTGGAGCACCAACACCCCAGCTTGTAGTCCTAGGTGGTATATGGGTCCCACCAGAGTATGCCACGGCAGCAGCAGCTCATTCAGGAGCCTCAGCACTGTATGGTGCACATCCAGGGTCTCATGCACCACCACACTATTGTGCATCACCAGTACCACAAGACTACTATGgtgcaccaccaccacctcctccaACCCACCACCAATTGCATCACCACAACCTCCACCACCAGCTACACGTCTACAAGACCACGTCCCAGGCCCACAGCTCCCCGGAATCCGACATCCGAGGCACAGGGGACCGGTCAGAGAGTATAGAAGATGGCAAGTCAGACAGCAGCAGCTGGAAGGGTGAGAGTGGTGAGAATAATGGAATGAGGGAGAGAAAAGGGTTGGTTGCACTTAGAGAAGATGGTGAGGAAAGCAATGGAAGTGGGATTACTCTCAAGTTCTAAGGCTAAAAGAGTTTTAGGATTAGAGGGTTTAGAAGAGTCTATTGCATGTTTGTAACTTTGTATTGTATCCATgtgtttattctattttgttgttaacaaaaaaatacatgttGGTAGCTAGAGCCTAGAGGGGGGTAAAAAGGGCATAAGGAAAAAGTgagtgtttgttttcttttccttttatgctTTGATGTCCTACTAATTGGAAAAGATTGAAGATTGGATTATATGGTTTTTGACGTTTTCAGGTATATttgctttttgtattttgtgcaCATGGATAATGACTGCCGGGACTACCTGTGTCCACCGGTGGACATGAAATTACATGCTCTTTTTTTAtgagcaaaataaataaataaataattacatgttttcttagtttttactCGTCGgcaaaatattatggacatagtTCATGATGCTTTTACAGGGAGGAGGGGACTACCATTCAAACGGGTGGCTATAGAAGTCTTTCAAATCCATATCTTTAAAAGTTGGTATCTAGTTCCTTCTTTAATGAAAAagataaacatataaaatgtcCATAGTAATGAATTTTTTGTGAAGCAAATAATCTGATAGAAACTGCAAAGATTTTACCACACTAGGAGG
This DNA window, taken from Quercus robur chromosome 2, dhQueRobu3.1, whole genome shotgun sequence, encodes the following:
- the LOC126715299 gene encoding myb family transcription factor EFM, producing the protein MASPSELSLDCKPHSYSTLLKSFGDQNDQTQKLEDFLSRLEEERLKIDAFKRELPLCMQLLTNAVEAYRQQLQAYRANLGPRPVLEEFIPLKHSTSEISEKSPNNSDKASWMETAQLWSQASDGTKPQSTIISPKEPDIGFNVSPKLALDTKQRNGGAFHPFSKERNPCPSPTLRALPDLALASSEKEMEDKKCLDTENGISCPRRENINGKVSNGGVVVEQGKGAGNSSEGQTNGANNSSNTNQTHRKARRCWSPDLHRRFVNALQMLGGSQVATPKQIRELMKVDGLTNDEVKSHLQKYRLHTRRPSPSPQAAGAPTPQLVVLGGIWVPPEYATAAAAHSGASALYGAHPGSHAPPHYCASPVPQDYYGAPPPPPPTHHQLHHHNLHHQLHVYKTTSQAHSSPESDIRGTGDRSESIEDGKSDSSSWKGESGENNGMRERKGLVALREDGEESNGSGITLKF